One Candidatus Acididesulfobacter guangdongensis genomic window carries:
- a CDS encoding heavy metal translocating P-type ATPase — translation MKTEKINVYGMTCEHCVKTVAKAVSSVSGVESADVNLQGNYAVIKYDENIANLTDIKNAVSEAGYDTENGSAADTGDKPADNDDDGTDAGLSKNLKHYRFKISGMDCASCAGTIVDTVKRIDGVIDAKLNFVNETLYVDASIDRPEPDEIIKMIKFAGFGAKLLNNSQPVNMQLKLDSNDNIPSDALNINESFENTGNKASINFAKPDRDDRKEILKFKIQGMHCTNCAGTVEKSIKKLQGIDKVTVNFVGESGSVIYDPSIISKDDIFKAVKNGGYKAIDLSSSNNSGSASLQDSTGNVNTGAGENQSNGIKAANHESIALGEQQVALTNVQAVLKNLHGYNKLKFISALLYSALFGNILDWKKDYYWVVFTFILAVPTVFLTYMKFIDVFDISNFYKAHTVAVIIILFLIATIVQFSAGFAFYKGAYYSLKNGSSNMDVLVSLGITAAYFYSVASVFLIKGSLYFDTAVLLILFIRFGKLLEKISKEKAASSLKSLFKLQANKANLIDNKGNIEEIDTKDVKTGDTLLVKKGEKIPVDGEIIEGETLIDESMLSGEPVPVEKKTGDKVTGSTINSGNIIKIKAVQVGANTVLSQIVRLVEDAQADKAPIQRIADNVTNYFVPVVIIISLITFILWKFAFHESLLFAISASIAVLVIACPCAMGLATPMALMIGSAVGLEKGILIKKSSALEELARINSVVFDKTGTVTYGKPEITDVIPIVSGNVNSTSSSPDFSGAVYSEDEILSIAAFGEKFSSHPIAKAITEKWEKTIKNGGKNVNEFNKLNKFNRLNDLTGALINNEVHADGINNFIKNYNYKEIGGYGLSFTYNGNNILIGKKELFDNAVKYIDEKYTDDNGGNKSGNKKDTAEIEIINRAEFETLEKKLSSDGKTVIGIAVDSKIIGIIAMSDKIKEDAKETVEKLKAIGIDSYLLTGDNLKSAELTASKIGIKFQNIIANVLPEDKLKEIEKLKNKNLTVAMIGDGINDAPALAAANVGIAIGSGTDVARETGDVVLVKSDIKDVYKSISLGRKTLSKIKQNLFWAFFFNGLGIPFAAGLFYHFTGWLLPPAIAGAAMAVSSITVSLNSLILKGYAKKMNLL, via the coding sequence ATGAAAACAGAAAAAATTAATGTTTACGGAATGACTTGCGAACATTGTGTCAAAACTGTTGCTAAAGCCGTATCTTCCGTAAGCGGAGTTGAATCGGCGGATGTAAATTTACAGGGAAATTATGCGGTCATTAAATATGATGAAAATATAGCAAATCTAACCGATATTAAAAATGCAGTTTCTGAAGCAGGCTATGATACCGAAAACGGCAGCGCTGCCGATACGGGAGACAAGCCTGCCGACAATGATGACGATGGAACTGATGCAGGATTATCGAAAAATTTAAAACATTACCGGTTTAAAATAAGCGGAATGGACTGCGCGTCGTGCGCCGGAACTATTGTTGATACGGTTAAAAGAATTGACGGAGTAATTGACGCTAAGTTAAATTTTGTCAACGAAACTCTTTATGTTGATGCATCTATTGACAGACCTGAACCGGATGAAATTATAAAGATGATTAAATTTGCAGGATTCGGCGCAAAACTTTTAAATAATAGCCAGCCTGTTAATATGCAATTAAAATTAGACAGTAACGACAATATTCCGTCGGACGCTCTTAATATCAATGAAAGCTTTGAAAACACCGGCAATAAAGCAAGTATAAATTTCGCTAAACCCGACCGTGACGACCGTAAAGAAATTTTAAAATTTAAAATACAGGGAATGCACTGTACTAATTGCGCAGGAACTGTAGAAAAAAGTATAAAGAAGCTTCAAGGCATCGATAAAGTGACGGTTAACTTTGTCGGTGAGAGCGGCTCCGTTATTTACGATCCGTCCATAATTTCAAAAGATGATATTTTTAAAGCAGTTAAGAACGGCGGATATAAAGCCATAGATTTGAGCAGCAGCAATAATAGCGGTTCTGCAAGTTTACAAGACAGCACGGGTAACGTAAATACTGGTGCCGGTGAAAATCAATCAAACGGAATAAAAGCCGCAAATCATGAGTCTATAGCTTTAGGCGAGCAGCAGGTAGCGCTAACTAATGTTCAGGCGGTGTTAAAAAATTTACACGGCTATAATAAATTAAAATTTATATCCGCTCTGTTATATAGCGCACTATTTGGAAACATTCTAGATTGGAAAAAAGATTATTACTGGGTTGTTTTTACGTTTATTTTAGCTGTCCCCACGGTTTTCCTTACTTATATGAAGTTTATTGATGTTTTCGATATTTCAAATTTTTATAAGGCGCATACGGTTGCGGTTATTATTATATTATTTTTGATTGCGACGATTGTCCAATTCAGCGCAGGTTTTGCATTTTATAAAGGAGCGTACTATTCGCTTAAAAACGGTTCCTCCAATATGGATGTGTTAGTCTCTCTGGGAATTACAGCCGCATATTTCTACTCTGTAGCTTCTGTTTTTTTGATTAAAGGCTCTCTATATTTTGATACCGCAGTCCTGTTAATTCTTTTTATAAGATTCGGAAAACTTCTTGAAAAAATATCAAAAGAAAAAGCTGCTTCTTCGCTTAAATCACTTTTTAAACTTCAGGCTAATAAAGCAAATTTAATAGATAATAAGGGAAACATTGAAGAAATAGATACTAAAGATGTAAAGACAGGCGATACGCTTCTTGTTAAAAAAGGAGAAAAAATACCTGTTGACGGAGAGATTATTGAAGGCGAAACGTTAATTGACGAATCTATGCTTAGCGGAGAGCCTGTTCCGGTGGAAAAAAAGACTGGGGATAAAGTTACAGGTTCAACAATTAACAGCGGAAACATTATAAAAATTAAAGCGGTGCAGGTTGGCGCAAATACTGTATTATCTCAAATTGTCAGGCTGGTCGAAGATGCGCAGGCAGATAAAGCTCCGATTCAAAGGATAGCCGATAATGTAACAAATTATTTTGTCCCGGTCGTAATTATAATATCTCTTATAACTTTTATTTTATGGAAATTTGCTTTTCATGAAAGTCTTTTGTTTGCTATATCCGCCTCAATTGCCGTTCTCGTGATTGCGTGTCCATGCGCTATGGGTCTTGCAACGCCTATGGCTCTTATGATAGGAAGCGCAGTCGGACTTGAAAAAGGCATATTAATTAAAAAATCTTCCGCACTTGAAGAATTGGCAAGAATTAACTCTGTAGTATTTGATAAAACAGGAACCGTAACCTATGGCAAGCCTGAAATAACAGACGTAATTCCAATAGTCTCCGGCAATGTCAATTCTACATCTTCTTCTCCAGATTTTTCGGGCGCAGTGTACTCTGAAGACGAAATTTTGTCTATTGCCGCATTCGGCGAAAAATTTTCATCTCATCCAATCGCAAAAGCTATAACAGAAAAATGGGAGAAGACTATTAAAAACGGCGGTAAAAATGTTAATGAATTTAATAAATTAAATAAGTTTAACCGGCTGAATGATTTGACCGGCGCGTTAATAAATAACGAAGTTCATGCTGACGGCATAAATAATTTTATAAAAAATTATAATTATAAAGAAATAGGCGGATACGGTTTAAGTTTTACATATAACGGGAATAATATATTAATCGGCAAAAAAGAACTCTTTGACAATGCGGTTAAATATATAGACGAAAAATATACCGACGATAACGGCGGAAATAAAAGCGGAAATAAAAAAGATACTGCGGAAATTGAAATAATAAACAGGGCAGAGTTTGAAACATTAGAAAAAAAATTAAGTTCAGACGGAAAAACCGTAATAGGCATCGCCGTTGATTCTAAGATAATCGGTATAATTGCAATGTCGGATAAAATAAAAGAAGATGCTAAAGAAACCGTCGAAAAACTGAAAGCGATAGGGATAGATTCATACCTTCTAACTGGAGATAATTTAAAATCTGCTGAATTAACCGCTTCAAAAATTGGAATAAAATTTCAAAATATTATCGCAAATGTTTTACCTGAAGATAAATTAAAAGAAATAGAAAAACTTAAAAATAAAAATTTAACAGTCGCAATGATTGGAGACGGTATTAACGATGCTCCGGCTCTTGCGGCAGCCAATGTCGGAATAGCTATCGGAAGCGGAACTGATGTGGCGCGCGAAACAGGCGACGTCGTTCTCGTAAAAAGCGATATTAAAGACGTATATAAAAGTATATCTTTGGGTAGAAAAACATTAAGCAAAATTAAACAGAATTTATTTTGGGCATTTTTTTTTAATGGATTGGGTATTCCTTTTGCAGCCGGTCTGTTTTATCATTTTACGGGATGGCTTCTTCCGCCGGCTATTGCCGGAGCCGCAATGGCTGTTTCAAGTATAACCGTATCTCTTAATTCTTTGATACTGAAGGGATATGCAAAAAAAATGAATTTATTGTAA
- the plsY gene encoding glycerol-3-phosphate 1-O-acyltransferase codes for MNHSLTCVIYILITYLLGSFPTSAIIARLVGGLDLSKTGSGNLGATNVSRVIGKKYGIITLAADALKGFIPVYIAFKYYKFFHFSFLILSIIMIAPIIGHCYSIYIKFKGGKGVATALGVFAAVSPEAVLMALAIFIVMIFLSRYVSLSSITAAFFMPFLVFYSLRNIDFFTASCFISLLIIFKHVPNITRLLNGTENKIGKKKQL; via the coding sequence ATGAATCATTCACTTACTTGCGTTATTTACATTCTAATAACCTACCTGCTGGGGAGTTTTCCTACCTCCGCGATAATAGCTCGATTAGTCGGAGGATTGGACCTTTCTAAAACCGGCAGCGGAAATCTCGGAGCAACCAACGTATCAAGAGTAATCGGAAAAAAATACGGCATAATAACCTTGGCGGCGGATGCGCTAAAAGGCTTTATACCCGTTTATATCGCCTTTAAATATTATAAATTTTTTCATTTTTCGTTTCTTATACTTTCTATTATAATGATTGCGCCTATAATCGGACACTGTTATTCAATTTATATAAAATTTAAAGGCGGCAAAGGCGTCGCAACAGCTCTAGGCGTCTTTGCCGCAGTATCGCCGGAGGCTGTATTGATGGCTCTGGCTATTTTTATAGTAATGATATTCTTAAGCAGATATGTTTCTCTATCGTCTATTACGGCGGCTTTTTTTATGCCTTTTCTTGTTTTTTACAGTTTAAGAAATATCGATTTCTTCACTGCATCATGTTTTATTTCTTTATTGATAATATTTAAACATGTTCCAAATATTACAAGACTTTTAAACGGCACAGAAAATAAAATAGGCAAAAAAAAACAATTATAA
- a CDS encoding non-canonical purine NTP pyrophosphatase, with translation MNILIGTGNKHKFQEISFIMKDCCNVRLIYADDLFGQKNIVEDGLTYKDNALIKAEAYYALLKNNDKSNNNIDYIVSEDTGLEVKCLNNEPGLYTARYSELHDGAATTVPANVNGKDNIADIRINNINKLLNKMKANKKEKDCINGREAKFVCWACLYGVKDGKHNFFYGELNGSITENLSGTAGFGYDPVFYVPEFNKTLAELSEEIKNKISHRANAISKVIDFININNK, from the coding sequence TTGAATATTCTCATAGGAACCGGTAATAAGCATAAATTTCAAGAAATTTCTTTTATTATGAAAGACTGTTGTAATGTCAGACTTATTTATGCCGACGATTTATTTGGTCAGAAAAATATAGTCGAAGACGGGTTAACATATAAAGATAATGCCTTAATTAAGGCGGAAGCATATTATGCTCTGCTAAAAAATAATGACAAAAGTAATAATAATATAGACTATATTGTATCTGAAGATACGGGATTGGAAGTTAAATGTTTAAATAACGAGCCAGGATTATATACGGCGAGATATTCTGAACTGCATGACGGCGCTGCCACAACAGTTCCGGCAAATGTAAACGGCAAAGACAATATTGCGGATATCAGAATTAATAACATTAATAAACTTCTAAATAAGATGAAGGCTAACAAGAAGGAGAAGGACTGTATTAACGGCAGGGAAGCAAAATTTGTCTGCTGGGCATGTTTATATGGAGTAAAAGATGGGAAGCACAATTTTTTCTATGGCGAATTGAACGGGTCAATTACCGAAAATCTTTCCGGTACAGCAGGATTTGGATACGACCCCGTATTTTATGTTCCTGAGTTTAATAAAACCCTTGCAGAGCTGAGCGAAGAAATAAAAAATAAAATATCCCACAGAGCAAATGCTATTAGCAAAGTAATAGATTTTATCAATATTAATAACAAATAA